The genomic stretch TACTCGCGCTGCCTAATGACCTTCGCCGTGAAGGGTTAGACGAGGCTATCCAAGCGCTTTTAAAACGCCCTAATGCCCGCGACCCGGCGCTTTGGCTGGTCAGCGACCGTGGCGATAACCCTGCCGATTGGCCGCATCACCACCTGCTCCACACTGGCTACTTAACGCCACAGCGTCGCCAACAGCTCGCCGCTGGCGAGGTGCTTTGGCAGCGCTGGAACGTTCATTTGCGCGCCTCGCACTTGGTGGCCCTCGCCAACCAGCTCCAGGCCACCCAATTGGCACCGCTGTTTACGCCGCTCCATGCCAATGCTGAGGCCGCTTGGCGTGCCCTGCTGGGCGAACGGTTCATCACGCAGCCTTCGCTAAACGTCCCGTCCGCGGCGCGCCCGCTCTCTTCACTTCTGTTAACGCATTAGGAAACGTCTATGAACGCAGTCATTGTTGATGTCGACGGCACGCTGGCCGAGTTTCACCCTGCCGATGTCCACGAGTGGGTACTTGGCCCCGCCAAACAGTGGGACCCTTTCTTTGCCCACATGGCGAACGCGCCGGTGATTGAGCCCGTCGCCCGACTAGTCAAACTGCTAAAAGCCCAAGGCCAGCACATCGTCATCTGCAGTGGCCGCCCAGACAGCCACCGAGAGCACACCCAGGCATGGCTCACCCGCCATGACATTCCTTTCGACGCCATGTACTTACGCCCGGAAGGCGATGACCATGTGGATGACGAAGAGGTGAAATCAGCGCTACTGAACCAAATGCACAGCGACGGCTTCGCCCCCTGGCTCGTGCTGGACGACCGCGATGCCGTCGTCGCTCAGTGGCGCGCACTCGGGCTGACCTGCCTACAGTGCGCACCGGGGGATTTTTAAGCGCTTGCCAAGCTTGCGCGGCGCTGCCAAACCATCACCACCAAAGGCACTATCGAGACGGGAATCAGTACTAGGTTCAGCGTCGCCCATCCCAAGCCGTTCACCAGAGGCCCGGCAGCCAATGCCGTCATCGCAGCGGTGCCAAACACGAAAAACTCGTTGGCCGCCTGGGTACGCGCTTTATCGACCGGGCGGTAACTCTCAGTGAGCAGCCCAGTGGCGGGCAAGAAGGTGAAGTTCCAGCTCAGGCCCAGCAACACCAGCGACACATTGAACCCCGCCCAGCCGATATCCCATTGGGCAACCAACGCGCTCGCCACCAACAGCAAGCAGCCCGCCACAATCACTTGCCTAGCGCCGAAGCGAGCGGCCAAGTGGCCCGTAAAAAAGGAGGGAAGAAACATCGCTACGACATGCCACTGAATGGTCATTGAGACGTGGTGAAAGTGGTGCCCTGCGCTCTCCATGGCCAATGGCGTGGCCGTCATCGCCAGGTTCATCACCCCGTACCCCACCATCGCGGCACTCACCGCCACCATAAACCCTGGCTGGTGGAGTATCTTACCCAACGGCAGTGGCGTGCCTTCGCGGTGGGTTCGAGATGCGGACGGTAACCGGATCATTA from Halomonas meridiana encodes the following:
- a CDS encoding HAD family acid phosphatase, translated to MNAVIVDVDGTLAEFHPADVHEWVLGPAKQWDPFFAHMANAPVIEPVARLVKLLKAQGQHIVICSGRPDSHREHTQAWLTRHDIPFDAMYLRPEGDDHVDDEEVKSALLNQMHSDGFAPWLVLDDRDAVVAQWRALGLTCLQCAPGDF
- a CDS encoding MFS transporter, which translates into the protein MPITVTLLSLCQALLVTGNVLLIGISPLIGASLAPSAFWSTAPVASQWLGLMCATIPASLIMARLGRKRGFMLGNIVGLVGALVAAQALIGERFGLFLLATWLIGVGIGFGQLYRFAAVEAAPAPMRDRAIGLVMGGGVLAAFAGPWLARASRELGEVPFLGSFIGLAALYLLALIVLIMIRLPSASRTHREGTPLPLGKILHQPGFMVAVSAAMVGYGVMNLAMTATPLAMESAGHHFHHVSMTIQWHVVAMFLPSFFTGHLAARFGARQVIVAGCLLLVASALVAQWDIGWAGFNVSLVLLGLSWNFTFLPATGLLTESYRPVDKARTQAANEFFVFGTAAMTALAAGPLVNGLGWATLNLVLIPVSIVPLVVMVWQRRASLASA